One part of the Halobacteria archaeon AArc-dxtr1 genome encodes these proteins:
- a CDS encoding tRNA sulfurtransferase, with amino-acid sequence MHPPGADTVLVRHGDLNTKSTTVKRYMLEILVENLEAILADRSIPGTVDQRWNRPLIHTEAAAVADAAAAAAETFGVVSASPAVTISPEREAIYDVLAESAAAHYDGGTFAVDVNRADKRLPYTSEDVAREAGTIIWETVEDEFDPAVDLDDPDLTFGVEIREESAYVYIDRVSGPGGLPLGSQAPQVALVSGGIDSPVAAYEIMKRGSPIVPVYVALGDYGGVDHEARAMETVRTLSRFAPNFDTRVYRVPGGEAVADLVDEMEQGRMLSLRRFFYRIAENIVEEEGASGIVTGEAIGQKSSQTAQNLGVTSRVTELPIHRPLLTRDKQDIVATAREIGTYTDSTIDAGCNRVAPDRAETNARLDPLLAAEPDDLLDWADAAAAATDRIEPRAALQ; translated from the coding sequence ATGCATCCGCCGGGAGCCGATACGGTCCTCGTCCGTCACGGGGATCTGAACACCAAGAGCACGACCGTCAAGCGGTACATGCTCGAGATTCTCGTCGAGAACCTCGAGGCCATCCTCGCGGATCGATCGATCCCAGGAACGGTCGACCAGCGGTGGAACCGACCGCTGATCCATACCGAGGCGGCCGCGGTCGCCGACGCGGCCGCCGCTGCTGCAGAGACCTTCGGCGTCGTTTCGGCGAGCCCGGCAGTGACGATCTCTCCCGAGCGTGAGGCGATCTACGACGTACTCGCCGAGAGTGCGGCCGCCCACTACGACGGCGGCACGTTCGCCGTCGACGTCAATCGGGCCGACAAGCGCCTCCCCTACACCAGCGAAGACGTCGCTCGCGAGGCTGGCACCATTATCTGGGAGACGGTCGAAGACGAGTTCGACCCCGCAGTCGACTTAGACGACCCCGACCTCACGTTCGGTGTCGAGATTCGCGAGGAGTCGGCGTACGTCTACATAGACCGAGTGTCGGGTCCGGGGGGACTCCCGCTTGGCTCCCAGGCGCCACAGGTCGCCCTCGTCAGTGGTGGGATCGACTCCCCCGTGGCGGCCTACGAGATTATGAAGCGGGGCTCGCCGATCGTTCCCGTCTACGTTGCCCTCGGCGACTACGGCGGTGTCGACCACGAGGCGCGCGCAATGGAGACCGTCCGGACGCTCTCCCGGTTCGCCCCCAACTTCGACACCCGCGTCTACCGCGTCCCCGGCGGTGAGGCAGTCGCCGACCTCGTCGACGAGATGGAGCAGGGTCGGATGCTCTCCTTACGGCGCTTTTTTTACCGGATCGCCGAGAACATTGTCGAGGAGGAGGGCGCGAGCGGGATTGTCACCGGTGAGGCCATTGGACAGAAGTCGAGCCAGACCGCCCAGAATTTGGGTGTGACCAGCCGCGTTACCGAACTCCCGATCCACCGCCCGCTGCTTACCCGTGACAAGCAGGATATCGTCGCGACGGCCCGTGAGATCGGTACCTACACGGACTCGACGATCGACGCCGGTTGCAACCGCGTTGCGCCCGACCGCGCGGAGACCAACGCCCGGCTCGACCCGCTTCTCGCGGCCGAACCCGACGACTTGCTGGACTGGGCCGACGCGGCCGCAGCGGCCACCGACCGCATCGAACCCCGAGCCGCACTGCAGTGA
- a CDS encoding GNAT family N-acetyltransferase, whose product MTDEIGADEGLSIAPVSAEDEQTRHRLKELAADAFPTPQDAFVHLSEDVLAARVGGTVVGGVILDLVEGSNGPVGMVSWLFTDPSAQGRGVGRRLLEEAVAYLQKRGCQAALAVVQWQNTPSSKLFARQGFERISTPTLVRRFGVRQSGRIVRSSYHFMNVGCDLWCIEFARTVPADDTAHPESTQAERSDSTGQTGGRWHSLSQLGTTVVVHALLLAIVVGGVTGFSWSQTTLLMGGVGGLLIVLRTLPYLVATARDDRRWSFQSWENVFPFSGVIALLGGFLPVPGNVTPEKRDWSYDSELAVLGPAAVAWGVLLVAGLATLAGVRGQFDADSWQSLRTTLLVFVIVDLWLVVWPFDGYNGRIVYDWNRVVWGLLSVAAAIAVGVVYVG is encoded by the coding sequence GTGACCGACGAGATCGGGGCCGACGAGGGGCTCAGCATCGCGCCGGTGAGCGCGGAAGACGAGCAGACGCGACACCGGCTCAAAGAACTCGCTGCTGACGCGTTCCCGACACCTCAGGACGCGTTCGTTCACCTCTCCGAGGACGTCCTCGCAGCACGGGTCGGGGGGACGGTTGTCGGCGGGGTAATCCTCGACCTCGTCGAGGGGAGTAACGGGCCAGTTGGGATGGTCTCGTGGTTGTTTACCGATCCCAGCGCACAGGGTCGCGGTGTCGGTCGGCGTCTTCTCGAGGAGGCCGTCGCCTACCTGCAAAAACGTGGCTGTCAGGCAGCCCTGGCGGTCGTCCAGTGGCAGAACACACCGTCGAGTAAACTCTTCGCCCGACAGGGATTCGAACGAATCTCCACACCGACGCTGGTTCGACGGTTCGGGGTGCGACAGAGTGGGCGCATCGTGCGTAGCTCGTATCACTTCATGAACGTTGGCTGTGATCTCTGGTGTATAGAGTTCGCTAGAACAGTGCCGGCAGACGATACTGCCCATCCCGAATCCACCCAGGCAGAACGGTCGGATTCCACGGGGCAAACGGGAGGACGGTGGCACTCACTCAGTCAACTGGGTACGACGGTGGTCGTTCACGCACTGTTGCTAGCGATCGTCGTCGGTGGCGTCACCGGGTTCTCTTGGAGCCAAACGACGCTGCTCATGGGTGGCGTCGGCGGCCTCCTGATCGTGCTCCGAACGCTCCCGTATCTCGTGGCCACTGCTCGAGACGATCGTCGGTGGTCGTTTCAGAGCTGGGAGAACGTCTTTCCCTTTTCAGGCGTGATTGCACTTCTGGGTGGGTTCTTACCAGTCCCGGGTAACGTAACGCCCGAGAAACGCGACTGGAGCTATGACTCGGAGTTAGCAGTTCTCGGTCCAGCAGCGGTCGCATGGGGAGTACTGTTGGTCGCTGGCCTTGCCACCCTCGCCGGCGTTCGCGGGCAGTTCGATGCAGACAGCTGGCAGTCGCTCCGGACGACGCTGCTGGTATTCGTAATCGTCGATCTCTGGCTCGTCGTCTGGCCGTTCGATGGCTACAACGGCCGTATCGTCTACGACTGGAATCGCGTCGTCTGGGGGCTGCTATCCGTCGCTGCAGCTATCGCCGTGGGAGTGGTATACGTCGGGTAG
- a CDS encoding FAD-dependent oxidoreductase yields the protein MTENVVVLGAGYAGAGAIKSLQSELGPDTRLTWIADVDYHLVLHESHRVIRDPDVRADITIPVDEIADPTTTFIQDTVTALDTDERVVELEDGDSVDYDYVLVALGSQTAYYGIPGLDDHSLTLKSLDDALEIHEQVADASREATRGEPAQIVIGGAGLSGIQTAGEIAEFRDNHRAPLEIHLVEALEEIFPGNDPEIQQALRDLLEDAGVQIHTDDPITEAEDGIIHFDEGEPLEFDVLVWTGGITGRDALDETALDNQHNRVEAEATFQTSDERVFAIGDSAIVDQGDQPAPPTAQAAWQAAELVGENITRAMDGRPLQTWEFDNKGTVVSVGDKAVAHGVKPAFGMSLPVDTFGGFPAKNLKKLIAARWIADVSSWSRARAAWPSL from the coding sequence ATGACCGAGAACGTCGTCGTGCTCGGGGCCGGATATGCCGGCGCCGGGGCTATCAAATCGCTACAGTCGGAGCTCGGGCCGGACACCCGTCTCACGTGGATCGCCGACGTGGATTACCATCTCGTACTCCACGAGTCCCACCGCGTCATTCGCGATCCAGACGTCCGCGCAGACATCACCATCCCCGTCGACGAGATCGCCGACCCGACCACAACGTTCATTCAGGACACCGTCACCGCGCTCGACACCGACGAACGCGTCGTCGAACTCGAAGACGGCGACTCTGTCGACTACGACTACGTCCTCGTTGCCCTCGGGAGCCAGACGGCGTACTACGGCATTCCCGGCCTCGACGATCACTCGCTGACGCTAAAGAGCTTAGACGACGCCTTGGAGATTCACGAGCAGGTTGCAGACGCCAGCCGCGAAGCGACTCGCGGCGAGCCTGCCCAGATCGTCATCGGCGGTGCCGGCCTCTCGGGTATCCAGACCGCAGGCGAGATCGCGGAGTTCCGCGACAATCACCGCGCCCCTCTCGAGATCCACCTCGTCGAAGCCCTCGAGGAGATCTTCCCGGGCAACGACCCCGAGATCCAGCAAGCCCTTCGTGACCTACTCGAGGACGCTGGCGTCCAGATCCACACCGACGACCCCATCACGGAAGCCGAGGACGGCATCATCCACTTCGACGAGGGTGAGCCCCTCGAGTTCGACGTCTTGGTCTGGACCGGCGGTATCACGGGCCGGGACGCCTTAGACGAGACAGCGCTCGACAACCAGCACAACCGCGTCGAGGCCGAGGCGACGTTCCAGACCTCGGACGAACGCGTCTTTGCCATCGGCGACTCGGCGATCGTCGATCAGGGCGACCAGCCCGCACCGCCGACCGCCCAGGCCGCCTGGCAGGCTGCCGAACTCGTCGGCGAAAACATCACTCGCGCGATGGATGGACGCCCCCTGCAGACCTGGGAGTTCGACAACAAGGGGACCGTTGTCTCGGTCGGCGACAAGGCCGTCGCCCACGGCGTCAAGCCCGCCTTCGGTATGTCCCTGCCGGTCGACACCTTTGGTGGCTTCCCGGCAAAGAATCTGAAAAAGCTCATCGCGGCGCGCTGGATCGCCGACGTCAGCTCCTGGAGCCGAGCGCGAGCAGCCTGGCCGTCGCTGTAA
- a CDS encoding metal-dependent transcriptional regulator produces the protein MMLSDVMEDYLKAIYQLQRGGDNRIKTSEIAAELDVTSPTVTSMLEKLAERELVDREKYQGVTLTPEGETVALEVVRHHRLLEAYLTEHLDYDWSEVHEEADTLEHHISEDFERRVAAVLDEPDVDPHGAPIPSADLQPPAAPDGDSVVEFEEGDVVVVTEVEDHDSEILSYLADHGVEPGVELEILEVAPFGMVTARARHHEEPVSLPTEVAHHVRVSEPVEAES, from the coding sequence ATGATGCTGAGCGACGTGATGGAAGATTACCTAAAGGCGATCTACCAGCTCCAGCGTGGCGGCGACAACCGTATCAAGACCTCCGAAATCGCTGCGGAGCTCGACGTCACGTCGCCGACGGTTACGAGCATGTTAGAGAAACTCGCCGAGAGAGAGCTCGTCGACCGCGAGAAGTACCAGGGCGTGACGCTGACTCCGGAAGGAGAGACGGTCGCACTGGAGGTCGTCCGCCACCACCGGCTGCTCGAGGCCTACCTCACGGAGCATCTCGATTACGACTGGTCTGAGGTTCACGAGGAGGCCGACACGCTCGAACACCACATCAGCGAGGACTTCGAGCGACGGGTCGCCGCCGTTCTCGACGAGCCCGACGTAGACCCACACGGTGCGCCGATTCCAAGCGCCGATCTCCAGCCGCCTGCAGCGCCTGACGGAGACTCGGTCGTCGAGTTCGAGGAAGGTGACGTCGTCGTCGTTACGGAAGTCGAAGATCACGACTCGGAGATCCTCTCGTACCTCGCAGACCACGGCGTCGAGCCGGGAGTCGAACTCGAGATACTCGAGGTCGCCCCGTTCGGGATGGTCACTGCGCGCGCTCGCCACCACGAAGAGCCGGTGTCGCTACCGACGGAGGTCGCCCACCACGTCCGCGTCTCCGAGCCGGTCGAGGCTGAATCCTGA